Part of the Aurantiacibacter aquimixticola genome, CGCCGATCCGAACGCAACACATAGCGCCACATTCGAAGGGCGCGAAATAACATGGCAGGGCTACGCCGCGCGCGTTGTGCTGACAGGAGGGGAATAGAAATGGCGGTTAAAGGCCTTCGCTGGTGGGTCGTCGGGCTGGTCGCTCTGGCGACGATCATCAATTATATTGACCGGCAGACGATCAACGTTCTCTGGCCCGAAAATATCGCGCCCGAACTCTTCCCGGACATGGACGCGGACGGACACAAATACATCCTCGGCGTCATCAGCACGGTCTTCATCTTTGCCTATGCGGCGGGCCAGGCGCTCTTCGGCAAGATCTTCGATTGGATCGGCACGCGCATGGGCTTCGTGCTGTCCATCGGCGTATGGTCCTTGGCAACTGCAGCGCATGCGCTGGCTCGCGGCGTCGTCAGCTTCAGCATCTTCCGCGCCATTCTCGGTGTCGCGGAGGCGGGCAACTGGCCGGGCGCGACGAAGGCCAATGCGGAATGGTTCCCGACGCGTGAGCGCGCGCTGGCACAAGGCATCTTCAATTCCGGGGCGGCGATCGGCGGCATCATCTCGATCCCGCTGATCGGCTACATGGCCGTCTTCCTCGACTGGAAACTGATCTTCATCCTCGTCGGACTCATCGGCCTACTGTGGCTCGTGCCATGGTGGTTCATCGTGAAGGCACCGCCAGAGTCGCATGACTGGCTATCCGCCGAGGAGCGCGAATATATCCTCACCGGCCAGCGGTCCGAGGATGCGGTCGACGATAGCGATGACGGCTACAACCCGACGACGGGTGCTCTGCTGAAGCGCCGGGAAAGCTGGGGAGTCATCATCGCATCGGCTGCGATCGACCCCATCTGGTGGCTCTTCATTGTGTGGATCCCGACCTATCTGGTCGAAGTCCACGGCTTCAACGTCAAGGAAGTGGCAGCGTCCGGCTGGCTGCCTTTCGTGGGCGCAATGCTCGGAGCCTGGTTCGGCGGCATCCTGGCCCAGAACCGTCTTGGCGCGGGCTGGAGCGTCAACGCGACACGGAAGCTGACGATTACGCTCGGCTGCCTGATCATGCTGCCCGCCCTTCTGGCGTTGTCCGCGGCCTCCGCACCATGGACGGCGCTGTGGCTCATGTTCACGATCCTCTTCGGCTTCCAGACCGCAATCGGCAATGTCCAGACGCTGCCGAGCGATTTGTACGGCAAGTCCACTGTCGGCACACTCTCGGGCATCGCGGGCATGGCCGCCAAGTTGGGCGCGGCCGCGTTGACCTATCTCGTCCCGATCATGACTGCCGGCGCGAATTACTATTCGGTTTTCGTGCTTGGCGCGGGCCTCGCCCTGACCGCAATTGCCGCTGTGTGGCTGCTGTGCGGGACGATCAAGCCTCTCAAACCCAAAACCGCCTGATCAGGCGCAATCACTCGAAATAAGGACCATCATAATGGGTAAACTCGACGGTAAAGTCGCAATCGTAACCGGCGGCAGCCGCGATATCGGGCGGGCGACGTCCATCGCGCTGGCCAATCAGGGCGCGAACGTCGTCGTCAATTACAATAGCAACCAGGCCGATGCCGACGACACTGTAAAGGCGGTCGAGCAGGCCGGCGGCAAGGGCATCGCGGTGAAGGCCGACGTGACCAAGGCTGCGGACGTCGATGCGCTGGTCGCCGCGGCGCGCGAGGCTTTCGGCGGCAAGATCGACATCCTCGTCAACAATGCGGGCGGGCTTGTCGCGCGCAAGACGCTGGACGAGATGGACGAGGAATTCTTCAACCACGTCATGCAGCTCAACCTCACCTCCGCCTTCCTCGCCTGCAAGGCTGCCGTGCCGCATATGGGCGAAGGCTCCGCCATCGTGAACCTCGCCTCGCTTGCCGGGCGTGATGGCGGCGGCGGCGGCGCTATCGCCTATGCCACCAGCAAGGGCGCGATGATGACGATGACGCGCGGCCTCGCCAAGGAACTCGGCCCCAAGGGTATTCGCGTGAATGCGCTGTGCCCCGGCATGATCGCCACCACCTTTCACGATACCTTCACGCCCGATGCGGCGCGCGAGAATGTGGCCAACGCCACCCCGCTAAAACGTCAGGGCAAGGCCGAGGAAGTGGCGGACGCGATCGTCTATCTGGCATCGCCCAGCGCATCCTTCATCACCGGCGCCAATGTTGACATCAATGGCGGTCTAGCCTTTTCGTAATCCGCGCAATTCGCGCGGAAGGGAACCGCAATGACCAGCTTCATCTTCGGTGAAGCCATGCTGGAATATCACAGCCATGGCAGCAGCGGGCTGCGCTATGGCGGGGATACGCTGAACACGGCGATCCACATGGCGCGTGCCGGGCACGACGTGGCCTATGTCACGGCGCTCGGCACCGATCCGATCAGCGATGCGCTGGTTGCGGCCTGGGCGGCGGAGGGCATCGATACGCGTTTCGTCCTTCGCCATCCGACCCGCTCGCCCGGCATCTACGCCATCCATCTGGACGAGAACGGAGAGCGCAGCTTCCTCTACTGGCGCGATCGCAGCGCCGCGCGCGAGATGTTCGCGCTTCCCGGCATGGCGGACGCGGTGGCCGCCGCGCGCGAGGCGGAGATGCTGTATTTCAGCCTGATCTCGCTCGCCGTGGTGGACGAGGCGGGGCGCGATGCGCTGGTGGGTCTGGCGCGGGACGTGAAGGCGGCTGGAAAGACGGTCGCCTACGATTCCAATTACCGTCCTTTGCTCTGGCCCGATCCGGCGGCGGCGCAAGCGGCTTCTCGCGCGGCGACGCAGGCCGCAACGCTCGGCCTGCCGACCAATGTGGACGAGCAGCAGATTTATGGCGACGCGCGCAGCGAAGAGCAGATCGCCGCCAACTGGCAGGGCGAAGGATGCTCTCTGGTCGTCGTGAAAGCCGGGGAGACCGGTTGCCTGATAGCCGAGGCGGGCAGCGAACCGATGCGGCAGGCCGCAAAGCAAATTGCCGTCGTCGATACGAGCGGCGCGGGCGATGCTTTCAATGCGGGTTTCCTCTCGGCCTATCTCGATGGCCGCGACATTGCCGATTGCGCCGAGGCCGGACAGGCGCAATCGCGCGAAGTGCTCCAGCATCACGGCGCGGTGCCGCCGCGCGGCTGAGGCCGCTTTCCTACAGCGAGAGCCGCGTGCTTCATGGCGCGCATGTCTCTGCCCATGCCATCTTTGCCGCTAGCCAGCCGGGTGACAGATCG contains:
- a CDS encoding MFS transporter; amino-acid sequence: MAVKGLRWWVVGLVALATIINYIDRQTINVLWPENIAPELFPDMDADGHKYILGVISTVFIFAYAAGQALFGKIFDWIGTRMGFVLSIGVWSLATAAHALARGVVSFSIFRAILGVAEAGNWPGATKANAEWFPTRERALAQGIFNSGAAIGGIISIPLIGYMAVFLDWKLIFILVGLIGLLWLVPWWFIVKAPPESHDWLSAEEREYILTGQRSEDAVDDSDDGYNPTTGALLKRRESWGVIIASAAIDPIWWLFIVWIPTYLVEVHGFNVKEVAASGWLPFVGAMLGAWFGGILAQNRLGAGWSVNATRKLTITLGCLIMLPALLALSAASAPWTALWLMFTILFGFQTAIGNVQTLPSDLYGKSTVGTLSGIAGMAAKLGAAALTYLVPIMTAGANYYSVFVLGAGLALTAIAAVWLLCGTIKPLKPKTA
- a CDS encoding SDR family NAD(P)-dependent oxidoreductase, with translation MGKLDGKVAIVTGGSRDIGRATSIALANQGANVVVNYNSNQADADDTVKAVEQAGGKGIAVKADVTKAADVDALVAAAREAFGGKIDILVNNAGGLVARKTLDEMDEEFFNHVMQLNLTSAFLACKAAVPHMGEGSAIVNLASLAGRDGGGGGAIAYATSKGAMMTMTRGLAKELGPKGIRVNALCPGMIATTFHDTFTPDAARENVANATPLKRQGKAEEVADAIVYLASPSASFITGANVDINGGLAFS
- a CDS encoding sugar kinase → MTSFIFGEAMLEYHSHGSSGLRYGGDTLNTAIHMARAGHDVAYVTALGTDPISDALVAAWAAEGIDTRFVLRHPTRSPGIYAIHLDENGERSFLYWRDRSAAREMFALPGMADAVAAAREAEMLYFSLISLAVVDEAGRDALVGLARDVKAAGKTVAYDSNYRPLLWPDPAAAQAASRAATQAATLGLPTNVDEQQIYGDARSEEQIAANWQGEGCSLVVVKAGETGCLIAEAGSEPMRQAAKQIAVVDTSGAGDAFNAGFLSAYLDGRDIADCAEAGQAQSREVLQHHGAVPPRG